The Klebsiella sp. RHBSTW-00484 genome includes a window with the following:
- a CDS encoding phage tail protein, with protein MAIEIFTWSPRVNPTETVDFRVREAKFGDGYTQTSGDGLNNREQQWELNFVGTEDYIRAIKQFLDRHGGTKSFQWTPPLEDVGLFRCTQYKPVPMGGGNYSLSATFIQGFKP; from the coding sequence ATGGCCATTGAGATATTCACCTGGAGTCCCAGGGTTAATCCCACGGAAACCGTCGATTTCCGTGTCAGAGAGGCGAAATTTGGTGACGGTTATACGCAGACATCGGGGGATGGTCTCAATAATCGTGAGCAGCAATGGGAACTGAATTTTGTCGGTACTGAAGACTATATTCGAGCGATAAAACAGTTCCTGGACCGTCATGGTGGTACGAAATCTTTTCAGTGGACGCCGCCGCTCGAAGATGTCGGGCTTTTCCGCTGCACGCAATACAAACCAGTGCCTATGGGCGGGGGGAACTACTCCCTGTCAGCAACATTTATTCAGGGATTTAAACCATGA
- a CDS encoding C40 family peptidase: MRQKTIKAIQTHAAADYPREACGLIAQKGRVERYFPCRNLASEANDNFVLAPEDYAAVEDWGTIIGIVHSHPDATPQPSELDKAQCDATQLPWHIISWPEGDLRTILPRGELPLLERPFVLGHYDCWGLVMRYFRQTHGIELHDYRVDYHWWENEFPDNFYQNCWYECGFREFDGPPQPGDMVIMQVQADKWNHAGILLEGNMLLHHLYGHLSQRVPYGGYYLDRTMKIVRYHSLC, from the coding sequence ATGCGCCAGAAAACGATTAAGGCCATTCAGACGCATGCAGCGGCCGATTACCCGCGCGAGGCGTGCGGGCTGATTGCCCAGAAGGGGCGGGTGGAGCGTTATTTCCCCTGCCGGAACCTGGCCAGCGAGGCGAACGATAATTTCGTTCTGGCGCCGGAGGATTATGCAGCGGTTGAGGATTGGGGAACGATCATCGGTATTGTTCACAGCCATCCGGATGCAACGCCGCAACCCAGCGAACTGGACAAAGCGCAGTGCGATGCCACGCAGCTGCCGTGGCACATTATCAGCTGGCCAGAGGGAGATCTCCGTACCATTCTCCCCCGCGGCGAATTGCCGCTCCTCGAGCGCCCGTTCGTGCTTGGCCATTATGACTGCTGGGGTCTGGTGATGCGCTATTTCCGGCAGACCCACGGCATCGAGCTGCACGATTACCGCGTCGACTATCACTGGTGGGAAAATGAGTTCCCGGACAATTTCTACCAGAACTGCTGGTATGAATGTGGGTTCCGTGAGTTTGATGGCCCGCCGCAGCCAGGTGACATGGTGATCATGCAGGTGCAGGCTGACAAATGGAACCACGCCGGGATTTTGCTGGAGGGGAACATGTTGCTGCACCACCTCTATGGTCATCTTAGTCAGCGGGTACCGTATGGCGGATACTATCTCGACAGGACGATGAAAATCGTTCGGTACCACTCTCTATGTTAG
- a CDS encoding tail assembly protein → MQEVMTRIELSGTLGKKFGKVHQRLISTTHEAGVALAKTIPGFEKFMISSEERGLAYAVFKDEKNIGIDDLGFPVTGEIIRIVPVVIGSKKSGVLQTILGAVLVVVGVVLSFTPAAAAAPWFYGTGASLMLGGVVQMLSPQPAGLARKESPDNKASYAFGGVTNTASQGYPVGLLYGKRRIGGAIISAGIYVEDQQ, encoded by the coding sequence ATGCAAGAGGTTATGACGCGCATTGAATTGAGTGGAACACTTGGTAAAAAATTTGGTAAGGTTCATCAACGGCTTATTTCCACTACCCATGAAGCAGGTGTTGCGCTGGCAAAAACAATACCAGGGTTCGAAAAATTCATGATATCCAGCGAGGAGCGCGGATTAGCCTATGCAGTATTTAAAGATGAGAAAAATATTGGTATCGATGATTTAGGTTTCCCCGTTACTGGGGAGATAATCCGTATCGTACCAGTGGTTATCGGGAGTAAAAAATCCGGTGTCCTTCAAACTATCCTGGGAGCCGTTCTTGTTGTTGTGGGGGTTGTATTAAGTTTTACTCCTGCTGCCGCAGCTGCACCGTGGTTTTATGGCACGGGAGCATCATTAATGCTCGGCGGCGTAGTCCAAATGCTATCCCCACAGCCAGCGGGCCTGGCCCGTAAAGAGTCACCTGATAACAAGGCCAGCTACGCCTTTGGCGGCGTGACAAATACAGCATCGCAGGGCTATCCGGTCGGCTTGCTGTACGGCAAACGGCGAATTGGCGGGGCGATTATATCCGCCGGGATTTACGTCGAAGACCAGCAATAA
- a CDS encoding phage tail tape measure protein, whose protein sequence is MSDVASLSVALHLNSAAFRSQITEAYQSAGQASKKFNKQATEQANELANAIAKTVDAAKKIGVQGANDDQFSGATKGAGQLNFVLHEVAAGSNVASSSIINALIPAVHSLKGQLDGSAGGWKTQQDAARNAAAELASAAKSQIEAAQAERQAALNKVTIAEKTIAAAQAQREQAIALDEYYAKQTEVNKLYGLNVSYQDQHLKNERAIIEANRLEASGLDKLKAAKAAVATADAAETGGKVALTAATEAAAVANTELSLRQRIAATSSRALSSAMSLLGGPVGIGLSVLAAGGTLIYTEFKKAEEQTKKLNAAALDLKTSSLVTAADLKKLSGELGNTETSVNAVSAAAKAGFSGRLLNDVATLANAYEKAGGDAQELVNHLSGLKDDPVSAMHKLTASGVVLKDSIVQQVMALKDRGSTAQASQLLIEAAIQAEKNRLAELGVDVDKTAETVKNLGNTWGTAGEQAVIALGGAIDKTQDVQRTLRSMAGQLAGDIAGATAAAQNERIKNTAGLKSYMDAGTTAADKRAAAIKRLNSSIYASGSKEYQRILKGINDEYDKSTKKDKPKKSGNSETEGQRLLVQAQQRNAVLKEQVQTTDTLTESERQLVAFDEKVSSLKGNHLTKSQQSLVAMQEQIRAQLQSNIQLEKEAALRKTSLKYQAESRKWAEEAQAMQREAALNLEKYSLSEQEASDTEARNAIINRFNQRRLALEKDFTDKTSTEYQARLADLESVKQRELQIVEQSAQDRLVAEQDYSAGFRRGTLNWIDNARDANSQVASFTTGAFDDMAGSLASFAVTGKSSFKSFTASVLSDLAKIASRIALSSALQSILGAAGSIIGGAAGGGGSTPSGAYDSAASGLTFNAKGGVYDSPSLSSYRNQVYDSPQLFAFAKGAGVFGEAGPEAIMPLTRAGDGSLGVRAVGGGQNAGASEGPKVWITISGDQASSKSTSGFEQFGQQIGAFVEKKYRELMAKDMRAGGAIWNAVKGQR, encoded by the coding sequence ATGAGTGACGTAGCTAGTTTGTCGGTTGCCCTGCATCTCAATTCCGCCGCGTTTCGGTCACAAATTACCGAGGCATATCAGAGCGCAGGGCAGGCCAGTAAAAAATTTAATAAGCAGGCGACAGAGCAGGCCAATGAGCTGGCAAATGCGATAGCCAAAACAGTCGACGCGGCGAAAAAAATCGGCGTCCAGGGGGCAAATGATGATCAGTTTTCTGGTGCCACCAAAGGTGCCGGTCAACTGAACTTTGTCCTCCATGAAGTTGCCGCCGGAAGTAATGTCGCCAGCAGTAGCATAATTAACGCGCTGATCCCGGCGGTCCATTCACTAAAGGGGCAGTTAGATGGTTCTGCAGGGGGTTGGAAGACACAACAGGATGCAGCCCGTAATGCGGCAGCAGAACTGGCATCGGCGGCAAAATCGCAGATTGAGGCCGCGCAGGCAGAACGGCAGGCCGCGCTTAACAAAGTTACCATTGCTGAAAAAACGATAGCCGCAGCGCAGGCCCAGCGAGAGCAAGCGATCGCTCTGGATGAGTATTATGCGAAACAGACTGAGGTTAACAAGCTCTATGGGTTAAACGTCAGTTATCAGGATCAACACCTGAAAAACGAGCGCGCCATTATTGAAGCCAACCGGCTGGAGGCCAGTGGGCTGGATAAGCTGAAGGCGGCTAAGGCTGCTGTTGCGACTGCAGATGCTGCTGAGACGGGCGGAAAAGTCGCGTTGACTGCGGCAACTGAAGCTGCAGCCGTGGCCAATACAGAGCTATCGCTAAGGCAACGCATCGCGGCCACCAGTAGCCGGGCGCTCAGTTCTGCGATGAGCCTGCTGGGCGGGCCGGTTGGTATTGGTCTGTCCGTACTCGCTGCCGGCGGTACGCTGATTTATACCGAGTTTAAAAAGGCGGAAGAGCAGACCAAAAAGCTGAACGCTGCAGCATTGGATCTTAAAACGTCCTCGCTGGTCACTGCTGCGGACCTTAAAAAACTGAGTGGTGAACTGGGGAATACGGAGACGTCAGTCAATGCCGTTTCTGCTGCGGCAAAAGCCGGGTTTAGTGGTCGGCTGCTGAATGATGTTGCCACGCTGGCCAATGCGTATGAGAAGGCGGGCGGCGATGCTCAGGAGCTGGTTAACCATCTTTCCGGATTAAAGGATGATCCTGTTTCAGCTATGCATAAGCTGACGGCATCCGGTGTGGTCCTGAAAGATTCGATCGTTCAGCAAGTCATGGCGCTGAAGGATAGAGGAAGCACGGCGCAGGCAAGCCAGTTACTGATTGAGGCGGCGATACAGGCCGAGAAAAATCGTCTGGCCGAGTTGGGTGTTGATGTCGATAAGACCGCTGAAACGGTAAAAAACCTCGGGAACACATGGGGGACAGCCGGAGAGCAGGCAGTCATCGCGCTCGGTGGTGCGATTGATAAAACGCAGGACGTCCAGCGAACGTTAAGGAGCATGGCTGGCCAGCTGGCCGGTGATATCGCGGGAGCTACAGCTGCAGCGCAGAATGAGCGCATAAAGAATACTGCGGGTCTTAAAAGCTACATGGATGCCGGGACTACTGCGGCAGACAAGCGGGCGGCGGCGATTAAGCGGCTGAATAGCAGTATCTATGCGTCGGGGTCTAAGGAGTACCAGCGTATCCTGAAAGGGATTAACGACGAGTACGACAAGTCGACGAAGAAAGATAAGCCCAAAAAATCAGGCAACAGCGAGACTGAAGGTCAACGGTTGCTGGTACAGGCGCAGCAGCGCAATGCCGTACTGAAAGAGCAGGTACAGACAACTGATACGCTGACCGAATCAGAACGGCAGCTGGTCGCATTTGATGAGAAGGTTTCCAGCCTCAAGGGAAATCACCTCACGAAAAGCCAGCAAAGCCTGGTGGCCATGCAGGAGCAAATCCGTGCGCAGCTTCAGTCGAATATTCAGCTGGAGAAGGAAGCAGCTCTACGGAAAACCTCGCTGAAATACCAGGCTGAAAGCCGGAAATGGGCTGAAGAGGCTCAGGCTATGCAGCGCGAGGCTGCCCTGAATCTTGAGAAGTACAGCCTGTCAGAACAGGAGGCAAGCGATACCGAGGCCCGTAATGCCATTATTAACCGGTTTAACCAGCGTCGGCTGGCTCTTGAAAAAGATTTCACGGATAAAACGTCCACTGAATATCAGGCTCGACTGGCCGATCTGGAGTCGGTGAAGCAGCGGGAGCTGCAGATCGTTGAGCAAAGCGCCCAGGACCGCCTGGTGGCTGAACAGGATTACAGTGCCGGTTTCCGGCGAGGAACGCTCAACTGGATAGATAATGCCCGTGATGCGAACAGCCAGGTGGCCAGCTTTACCACGGGGGCATTCGATGACATGGCAGGGTCGCTCGCGTCGTTTGCCGTCACGGGGAAATCCAGTTTTAAAAGTTTCACGGCCTCTGTCCTTTCCGACCTGGCAAAAATAGCCTCACGAATAGCCCTTTCCAGCGCGCTCCAGAGCATTCTTGGCGCCGCAGGTTCCATTATTGGTGGCGCAGCCGGCGGCGGTGGAAGTACGCCATCCGGGGCTTATGATTCAGCGGCTTCCGGGCTAACCTTCAACGCCAAAGGCGGCGTTTATGACTCGCCATCCCTCAGCTCATACCGAAATCAGGTCTACGACTCCCCTCAGTTATTCGCTTTCGCTAAAGGCGCGGGCGTGTTTGGGGAGGCGGGGCCGGAGGCAATTATGCCACTGACCCGCGCAGGCGACGGCTCGCTCGGGGTACGCGCTGTGGGTGGCGGTCAGAACGCCGGCGCGTCAGAGGGCCCGAAAGTTTGGATCACCATTTCCGGCGATCAGGCGTCCTCTAAATCCACGTCTGGTTTTGAGCAGTTTGGTCAGCAAATTGGGGCGTTTGTTGAGAAGAAATACAGAGAGCTCATGGCGAAAGACATGCGCGCGGGTGGCGCTATCTGGAACGCCGTAAAAGGACAACGTTAA
- a CDS encoding phage minor tail protein L yields MSLNADYQKLEPGDSIRLFEIDGRAFNMGEVLYFHGYNVPHSAAEIIAAGDDEAKLPAKSIWWQGTEYKAWPCELEGIESSTTGSDAQPTLRVGNIDGSISALCLYYDDMAQARVTIHDTQKQYLDVRNFADGNATADPTQEKRQLYFIDAKNLETDEAVEFALASPMDLQGMMIPTRQYHSICAWCIRNKYRSGDGCDYAGTRYFDKNNKPVDDPSQDVCNGTLTGCKLRFGKNNELPFGGFPGTSLIRS; encoded by the coding sequence ATGAGTCTTAACGCAGATTATCAGAAGCTGGAGCCGGGTGATTCTATCCGGCTGTTTGAAATCGACGGCCGCGCGTTCAACATGGGCGAGGTTTTATATTTTCACGGGTATAACGTACCTCACTCGGCTGCGGAAATAATCGCTGCCGGCGACGATGAAGCGAAGCTGCCAGCCAAAAGCATCTGGTGGCAAGGTACGGAATATAAAGCCTGGCCATGTGAGCTGGAGGGGATCGAATCCTCCACCACGGGGAGTGATGCACAGCCGACGCTGCGGGTGGGTAACATCGACGGGTCTATTTCCGCGCTGTGTTTGTATTACGACGACATGGCGCAGGCGCGGGTTACTATCCATGATACGCAGAAGCAATATCTGGATGTGCGGAACTTTGCGGACGGGAATGCGACGGCGGACCCGACGCAGGAAAAGCGCCAGCTGTATTTTATTGATGCCAAAAACCTCGAAACTGACGAAGCGGTGGAGTTCGCGCTGGCCAGCCCGATGGACCTGCAGGGGATGATGATTCCAACCCGGCAATATCACTCGATTTGCGCCTGGTGTATCCGCAATAAATACCGTAGCGGCGATGGCTGCGATTATGCCGGCACGCGTTATTTCGACAAAAATAACAAACCGGTCGATGACCCATCGCAGGACGTCTGCAATGGCACGCTGACGGGCTGCAAACTGCGATTTGGTAAAAACAACGAGCTGCCGTTCGGTGGGTTCCCGGGCACGTCGCTGATCAGGAGCTGA